In the Streptomyces sp. SJL17-4 genome, TGCCGAGTGGCAGCCCCAGCGCGGTCGCCGAGGTCAGGCCGCCCAGCACGAAGGCGAGCGCCCGGCCGCGGTGTTGCGGTGGAGCGATGGCGGCCGCGGTGCTGGACGCCGCGGAGGTGATGACGCCCGCTCCCACGGCGGTGATGATCCGAGCGGCCATCACCAGCTCGTAGCTGGTGCCCAGGGCGGTGGCGGCGTTGCCGATCACGAAGACGGTCAGGGCGATCAACAGCGCCGAACGCCGGTTCAGACCGCTGGTGAGGGCCCCCGTCACCGGCGCCGACAACGCCAGCGTCAGTGCGAAGGCCGTCACTAATTGACCGGCCGCCGCAGTGGAGACGTCCAGGTCGGCCGCTATGGCGGGAAGCAGGCCCGCGATCACGTAGCCGTCGGTGCCGACGGCGAATGTCGCCGCGGCCAGAGGGAGAAGTCGTTTCAGCACGAAGTGCGCCGCCTTTCCGGAGCCCTGCGGAGGTGGGTGGGCAGCACGATAGACAAATACATGGATGCTTGTCCATGTATCAATGAATCACTAGGCTGGGCTCCAGACACCGACGGAAGGAGAGCCATGCGCGAGGTGTCCCAGCCGGCGACCGAGGCGATCCGCATCGTGGATGTGCTGCGCGCACTGGCCGATCCCGTGCGGCTCGACATCGTCCAACGGCTCGCCGTGACCGGCGAGGAGAGCTGCAATGCCATCGGCGAAGACCTGGACGTCCACCAGACCACGCTGTCCCACCACTACCGCGTACTCCGCGAGGCGGGCGTCACCTGGACCACCGTCCAGGGACGATCACGACTGGTACGGCTGCGCCGAAACGACCTGGACACGCTGTTCCCCGGCCTGCTGGACTCCGTACTGAACGGAGCACGCCACACACGACGGAGCTGAGGCGCCCGGCGGGGACCGCTGCCCGTCAGGCGCCTCTCCGCCGGCTCATACGTCACACCGGTGCGCTCTCCTCGTGCGTCTCGTACGGGAACAGCGCCGGCGGGGCCTCCCCCTCGAAGTACGTCTTCGCCCGGGCCAACGCCCGTTCGTCGGCGCGTACCTGGCCCGGTCGGGAACCGTTGCCGAGGAGGACTCCGCCGAACCGCATCCGGAGGTACGCCGCCGTGTTGTTGAGGGTGGTGGCCATGCCGTCGGCGACGGCCTCGTCCTCGTCGGACAGGGCCGCCACCGCCCACAGCGTCCGTCCCGCCATCCGCTTCTTGAAGTCCAGGCCGGGAACGCCGAGCCAGCCCGACCAGTAGTCGAGGTAGCGCTTGGTCTGGGCGGAGAGGGTGTACCAGTACAGCGGGGAGGCGATCACGATGTCGGTGGCCTCCAGGGTGGCCTCCTGCAGGGTCCGTTCGGCCTCCGACACCGGCCAGTCGCCGTCCTCGTGGCGTCCGTCCTGGAAGTCCGGCAACGGCAGCCCGTTCAGGTCGATCCACCGCTGCGGGATGTCGGTGGGCAGGGCCTCGGCGGCGGCCCTGGCGAGTATCTCGGTGTTGCCGTCGGCGCGGGAGCTGCCGAGCACGAACAGGAAGGAGCGGTCCGCGGAACGCGGGGAATGAATGATCATGGCTCGACGCTAACGATTGACACTGATGTCAAGGTCAAGTCGATCCCGGACGGGGCGGAAGGCGGAGCGGGCATGCTGATCGGGGAGTTGTCGCGGCGCACCGGGGTGAGCGCCCGGCTGCTGCGCTACTACGAGGCGCAGGGGCTCCTGGAGGCACGGCGCGGCCCGAACGGCTATCGCGCGTACGACGAGGACGCGGTGGCCACCGTCCGCAAGGTCCGCGCCCTGCTGGCCGGCGGGCTGCCCACCGAGGTGATCCGGGTCGTCCTGCCCTGCACCGGCGAGGACGGGACGGCGTTCGACTGGTGTGCCGACATCCGGGATCTGATGCTCCGTGAGCTGGCGTCCACCGACGCCCGTATCGACGACCTCCACCGCCGTCGCACCACCCTCGCCGGTTACCTGGACGGCTCGCGATCCGCCATCTCGTGATCCGACAAGGGGCCCTCATGGCGTGAGGGCCCCCGTCATGGACTGTTCTCCGGGTCGGTCAGGAGCGGTGCCGCAGCCCCGGGAGGCCCGGGGGCGTCGGGAGCGGGAGGTCCAGGCGGTTCTGCGCCTGGGCCGGCGTGGCCCGGCAGGTCACGTCCGCGGCCGGCAGTCGGCCCGTCGTCAGATAGGCGGTGGCGGTCTTGTCGGCGCAGGACTTGGAACCGTAGATGCCGTGGCCCTCACCGCCGAGGACGGTGACCATCCGGGAGCCCTTCATGGTGCGGCGCAGTCCCACTCCGCTGACCAGCGGCGTCTGGGAGTCCCACTCGTTCTGGAGGATGAGCGCTCCGACGGAGTTGTTCACCTTGGTGGCGGGCTCGGACCCGTTCTTCCAGAACGCGCACGGCTTGATGTTCGACGCGAAGTCGCCGTACAGCGGGTACCGGACCTTGTCGCGGATCGCGTCGCGGCGGTACTGCTCCGGGTCGCGCGGCCACGAGCGGGTGTCGGCGCACGCCACGGCCCAGAAGGCCGCGTCCGAGTTGTCCGAGGGGACGGCGCGGGCGAACGACGGCGGTACGTGGCGGGGCGCCGCGCTCCGCCGCGACGGCGCCGGGGCGGGAGCCCCTTCGGCGGCCTTCTTGAGTTCGGCGATCGCCTCGGCCGCGCCCTTCACGTCGAAGAACATGGCCCGTCCGCCGCGGATGTCGTCGCCGGTCAGGAGGGTGCCCTGCACGTCGATCGGCTCGCGGTCGGCTCGGGCGACCAGGTCCCAGTAGGTCTTCCCGACCTCGGCCGGGGTGTCGCCGAGGCCGTACGTCGCGTGCCGCTCGGCGGTCCACGCGCTCCAGCGCTGGAACGCCGGTTCCGCGCCCTCCGCCCACACCTGGATCATGCCGCGCCAGATCCGCTGCGGGTCGACGGCGCTGTCCAGCACGAACCGGTCGGAGCGCTTCGGGAACATCTGCGTGTAGACGGCGCCCAGGTAGGTGCCGTAGGAGTACCCGACGTACGAGATCTTCTTCTCGCCGAGCACGGCGCGGATGACGTCCGTGTCCCGTGCGGTGTTGCGGGTGGTGAGGTGGGGCAGGACGTCACCGCCCTTCGCCCGGCACTTCTCGGCGACGGTCCGCGCCCACCGGACGTCCTTGTCGAACGTCGCGGCCTTGTACGGGCGCTGCCAGTTCAGCTCGTCCTCGTTCAGACCGCAGCTCACGGGCGAGCTCTGGCCGACGCCGCGGGGGTCGAAGCCGATCAGGTCGTACCGCTCCTTCACCGCGGCCGGCAGTTCCGAGCTCATGTACAGGGGCATGTCCAGGCCCGGCCCGCCGGGGCCGCCGGGGTTGAGGAGCAGGACACCACGCCGCTTCTGAGGGCTCGTCGCCTTGATCCGGGACACGGCGACGTCGAGCTTCCTGCCGCCAGGACGGGCGTAGTCGAGCGGCACCTTGAGCGTCGCGCACTGGTGGTTCGCCGGTGCCTCGGCCTCGCAGCGCTTCCAGCGCGGGGTCTGCTGGGTGTACTGCTTCAAGAGGTCGATGGAGACCGCCCGTCGGGGGGCCGGGGCGGCCGCGGACGCGACGGCGGGCGTGAGAGCGGGCACGAGGGTCGCGACCGCGCTGATGGCCACGAGGGGTGCTATGCGTGTGCTTCGCACAGTGAGTCAGATCCTTGCGGGAGGTGGATGATGCGTCTCATGCACCCTCGCGCAACGGGCAGTTGTGCGAATCCTTCCCCCGGTCACCCCCGCGTCCGCCCACAGGAGGAGCGCGCCCCGATGAATGGTTCCCGAGGCGGAGAACGCGACCCGCGGTTTTTCCGTCCGGCCCTGGCGCTCTCCTACGGTCGGGCCAGGACGTTCAGAGCGGCGGGCCGCACCCGGAGGGTCACCGGCAGGGCCGCGTCGACCTCGCCGTCCGCGCCGTACGGGAGGGGGCGGTCCGCTTCGATGCGGATCTCCTTGCCACGCAGGATCTCGACCTCGGGCCGGTTCACGTGCGCGCCCGTCTTGAGCTCGTTCATCATGGCGAAGAAGAGGCGCTTGGGTGCCTTCTTGATGACCACGACGTCGAGCAGCCCGTCGTCGATCCGCGCGCCCGGTGCGACGTTCCTGCCGAAGCCGTAGAAGCCCGAGTTCGCCACGACCACGGTGTAGCCGGTGCGCTCGTGCCGCACCCCGTCGACGGTGACGCGGTACGTGGCGGGCTTCCAGGCGAGGACCGCCCGCAGACCGCCCGCGTAGTACGAGGCCGCGCCGCGCAGCACGCGGGAGGCGTTGGCGTGGCGGTTGGCCACCGCGTCGACGCCCGCGTACACACTGCCGAGGACGCAGGTCCGCGCGTGCACGGCGGACTCCACCTCGATCGTGTCGACGGCCCGCGGCTCGCCGTGGAGCAGTATCTCGACGAGCCGCGGCGCGTCCGTGGGGAGGCCAAGGGCGCGCGCGAAGTCGTTGCCGCGACCCGCGGGGACCAGGCCGAAGACCGTGTCCGTACCGCTGAGCGCACCGCCGACGCAGCCGGCCATCCCGTCACCGCCGACGGCGAGCACGACGTGCCCGCGTGCTCCGGCCTCCTGGGCGAGCTCTCGTGCGTGCTCCAGGCTGCGGCTGTAGACGGTGTCGAGCCTCGCACCCGCCTCTCGCAGCAGACGGGCCAGCGGGAGCAGACCCGCCGTGCCGCTGGAGCCCCCTGCGGTGGGGTTGACGACGGCGGTGAACTGTCGCATGGGTCTGGCCTCCGGGCGGCAGAAGTAGGGGTTCAGCGGACGGGGATGAGGACTCCGGGACTGAGCACACCGGAGGGGTCGACCTCGGCCTTGACGGCCTGCAGCATACGGATGCCGAGGGGGCCGATCTCCCGGGCGTACCAGTCGCGGTGGTCGGTGCCGACGCCGTGGTGGTGGCTGATGGTGCCGCCCGCGGCCAGGATCGCGTCGTTGGCCGCCCGCTTCGCCGGTTCCCAGTGCGCGACGGCGTCCTCCCCCTGCGCCGAGACGACGGTGAAGTACAGGGAGGCGCCGTTCTCGTACGTGTGCGAGATGTGGCACATGACGAGCGGCGGCGTGCCGGCCTCGGTGAGGGTGCTCGTCAGCGCGTCCCGCACGGCCGTGTAGAGGCCGGGGACGGCCGACCAGAAGGCCGCCGTCTCCAGTGTCTCGGCGAAGGCGCCGGCGTCGAGCAGCGCGTCCCGCAGATAGGGCGCGTTGTACCGGCCGTGCTCCCACTTGTCGCCGGGCTCCTCACCGATGAGCTCGCCGTCGCAGGCGAGGAGGACCTCACGGGCGACGGCCCGGCGGGCCATCGTCTCCTCGGCGCTGCCCTCGTAGCCGACGATGGCCATGCAGCCCGGGTTCTGCGGGAGTTCGGCGCTGCCGATGGCGTCCGGCTGCGCGAGGCCGATGAAGGTCTCCGACTCGTCCGAGAGCCGCAGCACCGTGGGCCGCGGGCCGTCCTGGGCCAGTCGGCGCAGTGCCGCCGTGCCGTCCTCGAAGGAGGCGAAGCGCCAGCCCTCGTAGATCCGCTTCGCGGGGAGCGGACGGATGCGCACGGTCACCGCCGTGATCACGCCGAGGGCGCCCTCGGAGCCGAGGACCAGCTGGCGCAGGTCGGGGCCGGCCGCCGAGCGCGGGGCGCGGCCGGTCTCCAGGGTGCCTTCGGGGGTGGCGACCGTCAGGCCGAGGACCATCTCGTCGAAGCGGCCGTATCCGGCCGACGCCTGGCCGCTGGAGCGGGCCGCGGCGAAGCCGCCGACGGTCGCCCATTCGAAGGACTGCGGGAAGTGTCCGAGGGTCCAGCCCCGCTCGTTGAGCAGTGCCTCGCACTGCGGGCCGCGCAGACCGGGCTGGAGTGTCGCGGTGCGGGACACCTCGTCGACGGCGAGCAGCTGGTCGAGCCGCCGCAGGTCGAGCGCGACGAACGGCCGCTTCGTGGTGGGCGCGAGTCCGCCGACGACGGAGGTGCCGCCGCCGAAGGGCACGGCGGCGACGCCGTGTCCGGCGCAGGCCCGCAGCACGGCGAGGACCTCGTCGTGGTCGCCCGGCAGCACGACCGCGGCGGGGATGTCGTCGACTTCGCCGGCGCGGATGCGCAGCAGGTCGGGGGTCGACTTTCCGCGGGTGTGCCGGATGCGGCTCTCGGCGTCCTCCCGCAGTCCGTCGGGCGCGCCGAGGGCCGCCCGCAGCGCGGTGCGGGCCTCGTCGGTCAGCGCCGGGGCGGGCGGTTCGATGGCGGTGAGGTCGGCCGGGCCGCTCTCGCGCGGGGTGACGCCGAGCAGGTCACGCAGCAGGCCGGTGACCGAGTCGGGCAGGGGTGCCGCCTTGGCCGGGTCGCCCCAACCGCTCCACAACATGTCCACTTCGAAAGGGTTCCTTACGGTCTGTTTCACGGATGGCGCTGCCACTCGGCCGACGCTGGCATTACACTGTGACAGATGACGCCCATTCGTCACAACCATGAAGACGCAGATCCCGTGCTCGACGCCGCACGCGACTGTGTGCTCGCCGTCGGCGTACGGCGAACCACCCTCACCGACATCGCCCGGCGCGCGGGCGTGTCCCGGATGACGATCTACCGGCGCTGGCCCGATGTGCGCAGCCTGGTGGGTGACCTGATGACCCGTGAGTGGATCGCCGTCGCCGCCGGTGCCATGCCGCCCCCCGACGAGGACCGGCCCGAGCGGGAGCGGATCGTCGACGGACTCGTCGCGGGAGCCGCGGCGTTCCGGGCCCACCCGCTCTTCCACAAGATCCTCGACGTCGACCCCGAGCTGTTGCTGCCGTACATCCTCGACCGCCGGGGCGCCAGCCAGGACGCCCTGCTCGGGCTCCTCCACTCGGCACTCGAGTACGGCCACGAGGACGGCTCGGTGCGCCGCGTCCGGACGGACCTGCAGGCCCGCTCCCTGCTGCTCGTCGTCCAGTCCTTCACGCTCTCGCTGCGCACCATGACCGACGAGACCGATCCCGAACTGAGCGAAGCCGCCTTCCTCGACGAGCTGCGCACCCTGCTGGAGAGGACCATCGCCCCATGAACCCCACGAGCAGCCCCGCCCTGCCCGGCTCCTCCCTCAACGCCCGGCGGCGCCTGCGCGAACTGGGCCGGCTCGCCGACGGCGCCGCCGACGGCGTGGTCGACGTCCTGGTCGTCGGGCTCGGTGCCACCGGGGCCGGGGCCGCGCTCGACGCGGCCACCCGCGGGCTCACCGTCGCCGCGATCGACGCCCACGACCTCGCCTTCGGCACGTCCCGCTGGAGCTCCAAGCTGATCCACGGCGGACTGCGCTACCTCGCGTCGGGGCAGCTCGACGTCGCCCACGAGAGCGCGGTCGAACGCGGCATCCTCATGGAACGCACCGCCCCCCACCTCGTACGCGCACAGCCCTTCGTCCTTCCCCTCACCCCGCTCGTCAGCCGCGGCCAGGCCGCCCTCGCCCGGGCCGGCTTCCTCGCCGGCGACCTGCTGCGCGTCGGCGCCCGCACCGCGCGGAGCACCCTGCCCCAGCCGCGCACGCTGTCCGCCGTCGAGACCCGCCACCTCGCCCCCGCCCTGCGCCCCACCGGGCTGCGCGGCGGGCTGCTCTCCTGGGACGGCCGGCTCTCCGACGACGCACGCCTGGTGACCGCGATCGCCCGCACCGCCGCCGCGTACGGCGCCCGTGTCCTCACCCGCACCCGGGCCCTGGAACTCCACCGCGACGGTGCGCTGGTGCGCGACGAGACCACCGGCCAGGAGCTGCGGATCCGCGCGCGCACGGTGATCAACGCGGCCGGCGTCTGGGCGGGCGGCCTCGTCGACGACGTACGCCTGCGGCCCTCGCGCGGCACCCATCTCGTCCTGCGCTCCGAGGACCTCGGCCGGCTCTCCGCGGGCCTGCACATCCCGATCCCCGGCGAGACGAACCGCTTCGTCCTGGTCCTGCCCCAGGGCGACGGACGTGTGTACGTCGGTCTCACCGACGAGCCCGTCGACGGCGACATCCCGGACGTGCCGGAGGTCCCCGAGACCGACATCGGCTTCCTCCTCGACGTCCTCGGCTCCGCGCTGGACGTCACCGTCCACCGCGCCGACGTGGTCGGGGCCTTCGCGGGGCTGCGGCCGCTGCTCGACACCCGGGACGCGGCCGGCCGTACCGCCGACATCTCGCGCAAGCACGCCGTGCTCACCTCTCCCTCCGGCGTCGTGACCGTCGTCGGCGGCAAGCTGACCACGTACCGCCGCATGGCCCAGGACGCCGTGGACGCCGCGGTGGCCTCCGGCGGTCTGACCGCCGGGCCGTGCCGTACCGCGTCCGTCCCCCTCGTCGGCGCCGCCCGGCCGCAGGTCCTCGCCGGGCTCGACGTCCCGGCCCGTCTCGTGTACCGCTACGGCTCCGAAGCACCCGCCGTGCACGCGCTCGGCCTCGAAGACCCCGCCCTCGCGCGGCCCGTCGTCCCCGGCCACCCGGTCACGGGCGCCGAGCTGGTGTGGGCGGTCCGCCACGAAGGCGCCCTCGACACCTCCGACCTCCTCGACCGCCGCACCCGCATCGGCCTGGTCCCGGAAGACCGCGCCGCGGCCGAGGACGCGGCCCGGGACGCCCTCGCGCACACCGCCCAGCCGCGGTGACATGCGAGGGGCGGCGCGGGTGAGGCGCGGGGCCCCGGCACCGCGGCTACCGTCGGCTCCATGGAACGAATCCGAGCGGTCCTGGTCGACATCGACGGCGTGCTCACCGTCTCCTGGAAGGCCCTGCCGGGAGCGGTCCCGGCCATGGAGCAGCTGCGCGGCGCGGGGCTCCGCGTCGCGCTGGTCACCAACAACACCTCCCGCACCAGGGCCGCCATCGCCACACGGCTGGCCGGCCTCGGCTTCCCCGTCGAGGCGGAGGACGTGCTGACCGCCCCGGCGGCCACGGCGGCGTATCTGCGCGAGCACTTCCCCGGCGCGCGCTGCCTCCTGCTCAACAGCGGGGACGTACGGGAGGACCTGCCGGGCGTCACGCTGGTCGAGGAGGATGCCGACGCCGACGTCGTCGTGCTCGGCGGGGCCGGGACCGAGTTCGGCTACGAAGCCCTCAACCGGGTCTTCCGGCACCTGCGGCGCGGGGCCCGGCTGGTGTCGATGCACCGCAATCTGTACTGGCGAACCGAGGGCGGCCTCGACCTGGACACCGGGGCCTTCCTCGAAGGGCTGGAGAAGGCCGCCCGTACCGAGGCGGAGGTGACGGGCAAGCCGGCGCCGGCCTTCTTCGCGAGCGCCCTCGCCCATCTCGACGCCGACGCCTCGGAGGCGCTGATGATCGGCGACGACATCGAGTCCGACGTGCTGGCCGCCCAACGGTCCGGCATCACCGGCGTCCTGGTGAGGACGGGCAAGTACCTCCCCGAGACACACCGCGCCGCCTCCGGCACGCCCGACCACGTCCTCGACTCCTTCGCCGACCTGCCCGCCCTGCTCTCCGCGCTCGCCGCCGGCCATGGCGGAACCGGGCGCGTGTCCCCGGGGTGAGAAGCCCTTCCCGGTCTCCGTGATGTCCGATCCAGCGAGCGCGGGCAGAATTGACGTGGGAGTCCCGCTCCGTCGGTGAGCAGCGCGCTCGCCGTTCGTCCGTGCCCGGAAAGGGGGCCCTGTGTCCTCGCCTCGACCGGGGGGTCGGCCGGGAGACGAGCAGGCTCCCGGGCCGCTCTGGTCGGAGCCCGGGACGCTGCTCGAGCACGTGGCGGTGGCCGTGCTCGGCATCGACGAGGACGGCCGGATCTGCTACTGGGGGCCCGGTGCGCAGCGGCTCTTCGGCCATCGGGCCGCGGACGTCCTGTCCCGGCCGGCCGCCGTCCTCTTTCCCGCCGCGCCCCTCGACGGGGCCGGTGCGGCGGAGCGCCTCGCGGAGCGCGGTCGCACCCTGGGGTACTGGCGGGCACGTGTACCGACGCTGCACCGGGACGGCAGGGTGTTCGACTGCGGGTTCCGGGTCTTCCCGGTGACCGGCGCCGAGGGCCGCTCCGTCATTCTCGGGCTGGCGAGCGAGA is a window encoding:
- a CDS encoding TIGR01458 family HAD-type hydrolase, coding for MERIRAVLVDIDGVLTVSWKALPGAVPAMEQLRGAGLRVALVTNNTSRTRAAIATRLAGLGFPVEAEDVLTAPAATAAYLREHFPGARCLLLNSGDVREDLPGVTLVEEDADADVVVLGGAGTEFGYEALNRVFRHLRRGARLVSMHRNLYWRTEGGLDLDTGAFLEGLEKAARTEAEVTGKPAPAFFASALAHLDADASEALMIGDDIESDVLAAQRSGITGVLVRTGKYLPETHRAASGTPDHVLDSFADLPALLSALAAGHGGTGRVSPG
- a CDS encoding FAD-binding oxidoreductase, which codes for MDMLWSGWGDPAKAAPLPDSVTGLLRDLLGVTPRESGPADLTAIEPPAPALTDEARTALRAALGAPDGLREDAESRIRHTRGKSTPDLLRIRAGEVDDIPAAVVLPGDHDEVLAVLRACAGHGVAAVPFGGGTSVVGGLAPTTKRPFVALDLRRLDQLLAVDEVSRTATLQPGLRGPQCEALLNERGWTLGHFPQSFEWATVGGFAAARSSGQASAGYGRFDEMVLGLTVATPEGTLETGRAPRSAAGPDLRQLVLGSEGALGVITAVTVRIRPLPAKRIYEGWRFASFEDGTAALRRLAQDGPRPTVLRLSDESETFIGLAQPDAIGSAELPQNPGCMAIVGYEGSAEETMARRAVAREVLLACDGELIGEEPGDKWEHGRYNAPYLRDALLDAGAFAETLETAAFWSAVPGLYTAVRDALTSTLTEAGTPPLVMCHISHTYENGASLYFTVVSAQGEDAVAHWEPAKRAANDAILAAGGTISHHHGVGTDHRDWYAREIGPLGIRMLQAVKAEVDPSGVLSPGVLIPVR
- a CDS encoding NAD(P)H-dependent oxidoreductase, translated to MIIHSPRSADRSFLFVLGSSRADGNTEILARAAAEALPTDIPQRWIDLNGLPLPDFQDGRHEDGDWPVSEAERTLQEATLEATDIVIASPLYWYTLSAQTKRYLDYWSGWLGVPGLDFKKRMAGRTLWAVAALSDEDEAVADGMATTLNNTAAYLRMRFGGVLLGNGSRPGQVRADERALARAKTYFEGEAPPALFPYETHEESAPV
- a CDS encoding MerR family transcriptional regulator, which translates into the protein MLIGELSRRTGVSARLLRYYEAQGLLEARRGPNGYRAYDEDAVATVRKVRALLAGGLPTEVIRVVLPCTGEDGTAFDWCADIRDLMLRELASTDARIDDLHRRRTTLAGYLDGSRSAIS
- a CDS encoding helix-turn-helix domain-containing protein, with product MTPIRHNHEDADPVLDAARDCVLAVGVRRTTLTDIARRAGVSRMTIYRRWPDVRSLVGDLMTREWIAVAAGAMPPPDEDRPERERIVDGLVAGAAAFRAHPLFHKILDVDPELLLPYILDRRGASQDALLGLLHSALEYGHEDGSVRRVRTDLQARSLLLVVQSFTLSLRTMTDETDPELSEAAFLDELRTLLERTIAP
- a CDS encoding glycerol-3-phosphate dehydrogenase/oxidase — encoded protein: MNPTSSPALPGSSLNARRRLRELGRLADGAADGVVDVLVVGLGATGAGAALDAATRGLTVAAIDAHDLAFGTSRWSSKLIHGGLRYLASGQLDVAHESAVERGILMERTAPHLVRAQPFVLPLTPLVSRGQAALARAGFLAGDLLRVGARTARSTLPQPRTLSAVETRHLAPALRPTGLRGGLLSWDGRLSDDARLVTAIARTAAAYGARVLTRTRALELHRDGALVRDETTGQELRIRARTVINAAGVWAGGLVDDVRLRPSRGTHLVLRSEDLGRLSAGLHIPIPGETNRFVLVLPQGDGRVYVGLTDEPVDGDIPDVPEVPETDIGFLLDVLGSALDVTVHRADVVGAFAGLRPLLDTRDAAGRTADISRKHAVLTSPSGVVTVVGGKLTTYRRMAQDAVDAAVASGGLTAGPCRTASVPLVGAARPQVLAGLDVPARLVYRYGSEAPAVHALGLEDPALARPVVPGHPVTGAELVWAVRHEGALDTSDLLDRRTRIGLVPEDRAAAEDAARDALAHTAQPR
- a CDS encoding helix-turn-helix transcriptional regulator translates to MREVSQPATEAIRIVDVLRALADPVRLDIVQRLAVTGEESCNAIGEDLDVHQTTLSHHYRVLREAGVTWTTVQGRSRLVRLRRNDLDTLFPGLLDSVLNGARHTRRS
- a CDS encoding alpha/beta hydrolase; its protein translation is MRSTRIAPLVAISAVATLVPALTPAVASAAAPAPRRAVSIDLLKQYTQQTPRWKRCEAEAPANHQCATLKVPLDYARPGGRKLDVAVSRIKATSPQKRRGVLLLNPGGPGGPGLDMPLYMSSELPAAVKERYDLIGFDPRGVGQSSPVSCGLNEDELNWQRPYKAATFDKDVRWARTVAEKCRAKGGDVLPHLTTRNTARDTDVIRAVLGEKKISYVGYSYGTYLGAVYTQMFPKRSDRFVLDSAVDPQRIWRGMIQVWAEGAEPAFQRWSAWTAERHATYGLGDTPAEVGKTYWDLVARADREPIDVQGTLLTGDDIRGGRAMFFDVKGAAEAIAELKKAAEGAPAPAPSRRSAAPRHVPPSFARAVPSDNSDAAFWAVACADTRSWPRDPEQYRRDAIRDKVRYPLYGDFASNIKPCAFWKNGSEPATKVNNSVGALILQNEWDSQTPLVSGVGLRRTMKGSRMVTVLGGEGHGIYGSKSCADKTATAYLTTGRLPAADVTCRATPAQAQNRLDLPLPTPPGLPGLRHRS
- a CDS encoding YegS/Rv2252/BmrU family lipid kinase, with amino-acid sequence MRQFTAVVNPTAGGSSGTAGLLPLARLLREAGARLDTVYSRSLEHARELAQEAGARGHVVLAVGGDGMAGCVGGALSGTDTVFGLVPAGRGNDFARALGLPTDAPRLVEILLHGEPRAVDTIEVESAVHARTCVLGSVYAGVDAVANRHANASRVLRGAASYYAGGLRAVLAWKPATYRVTVDGVRHERTGYTVVVANSGFYGFGRNVAPGARIDDGLLDVVVIKKAPKRLFFAMMNELKTGAHVNRPEVEILRGKEIRIEADRPLPYGADGEVDAALPVTLRVRPAALNVLARP